One Papaver somniferum cultivar HN1 unplaced genomic scaffold, ASM357369v1 unplaced-scaffold_76, whole genome shotgun sequence genomic window carries:
- the LOC113344432 gene encoding phosphoethanolamine N-methyltransferase 1-like has translation MPVFFTLSLTSRPWVLSLLPDFEGKSVLELGAGIGRFTGELAKEAGQVIALDFIENVIKKNEAINGHYKNVKFMCTDVTSSELQISPGSVDLIFSNWLWLLMYLSDSEVISFFSTSFCCTLYF, from the exons ATGCCTGTGTTCTTTACCTTATCGCTGACCAGTCGACCTTGG GTACTCTCTCTGCTCCCAGATTTCGAAGGAAAATCTGTTTTGGAGCTAGGTGCAGGTATTGGTCGTTTCACTGGTGAGTTGGCTAAGGAGGCTGGTCAAGTGATAGCGCTGGACTTCATTGAGAATGTTATCAAGAAG AATGAAGCCATCAACGGTCACTACAAGAATGTCAAGTTTATGTGCACTGATGTAACATCTTCTGAGCTGCAAATTTCTCCAGGATCTGTCGATCTTATATTCTCAAACTGGCTTTGGCTTTTAATGTATCTCTCTGATAGTGAGGTAATCAGCTTTTTCTCAACTTCGTTCTGTTGCACACTCTATTTCTAG